The sequence GGGTCCGGCGTCATCATTGCCGTCAGGCCAAACGGCGCGGTTTTCTACTACGGGCTTAGCAACGGAATCTGGTCTTCTGATCCAGATGTGAATGCTTCTCTGAAGCAAACTGCAGCTGGGACCTGGGAGCGCACTGACGAGAATCGGTTTGTCGAGACATATTCGAGTAGCGGTAAATTAATTTCTATAGCGGATCCAGTCGGGCGGACGCAGAATCTCACTTACACCAATGGTGTATTGGTCTCGATCACAGATTCTGCCGGTAACGCCCTGATTATTGGCCGCGATACCAATGGGCGCGTTGCATCTATACAGCTGCCAACCAACGAGTACATCAATTATGGTTATGATCTGATTGGCAATCTGAAAACCGTCTCGTTCCCCCCCAGCGCACCGCTTACGTATCTTTATGAGGATTCCAACGGTCCCCGCCGTTTGACGGGTATCACTGACGAAGCAGGCATTCGATTTGCAACGTACCAATACGACAGTGTGGGGCGTGCAATTAAATCGGAGCATGCGGGTGCAGCGGGAAAAGTTAGCATCGATTACACGATGCTCGAGAATCCGGGTGCTCCTGCTTCGACTGTAACCAACTCTCTCGGCAAGACGACGACATATCACTATTCAACTATTCAAGGTGTTCGGAAGATTACACACGTGGAGGGGCACGCAAGTACAAATTGTGCTGCCGCCAACCGCCTCATCACGTACGACTCGAATGGCTTCGTGGAATCCAGCACGGACTGGAAAGGCATCGTCACAACCTATGTTCACGATGCGCGCGGCCTGGAAACCTCGCGCACAGAGGCGGTGGGTACGTCGGCCGCGCGGACGATCACGACTGAGTGGCACCCCACCTGGCGATTGCCAACAAAGATCACAGAGCCCGGTCGGGTTACCGAATTCAGTTATTACACGAATGGTCAGTTGAAAGACCGCACCGAGCGAGCTGTTCCATGAAGACTGGTATAAGTCGTTCAACAATTGCGCGTTCCAGTGAACAAACGCTAACCACGACACGAGAAGCCGCACCATGAACCACCCCCTGCGCCGATTGCTCAGC comes from Gammaproteobacteria bacterium and encodes:
- a CDS encoding RHS repeat protein; protein product: MKKICGRPRKAPQSRHAAVTIFEWNIMSISFVARFVGLALMLAPLAEAQISPLVKWDNSSCLPTILGASVQSVAEQMVAIANANALSCNEPVQCTNKMSLGSVASTSFEVISQCTGTHYQQPVGSTCPDGFEIVVGGTQCTRAHSTFDKDKQLHQPCSVGNPIDMLSGNKFASEVDYRSSVEFPLEVIRYYNSTPNLKAIATSTSFGGYWRFSYDRSLDIGSGVIIAVRPNGAVFYYGLSNGIWSSDPDVNASLKQTAAGTWERTDENRFVETYSSSGKLISIADPVGRTQNLTYTNGVLVSITDSAGNALIIGRDTNGRVASIQLPTNEYINYGYDLIGNLKTVSFPPSAPLTYLYEDSNGPRRLTGITDEAGIRFATYQYDSVGRAIKSEHAGAAGKVSIDYTMLENPGAPASTVTNSLGKTTTYHYSTIQGVRKITHVEGHASTNCAAANRLITYDSNGFVESSTDWKGIVTTYVHDARGLETSRTEAVGTSAARTITTEWHPTWRLPTKITEPGRVTEFSYYTNGQLKDRTERAVP